From one Acidobacteriota bacterium genomic stretch:
- a CDS encoding ABC transporter ATP-binding protein has protein sequence MSRPPASPGTRPHAPSRGAMMGPPPIEAPRDYAKTLRRLLRYFGGFKALIVAATIFIAAATLFRTLVPALVGEAIKVDLELGKNLPDFIHRMKIILAIVIGAWIADAVSGILMTRLSNRLVYRLREDSFARVQTLSMESFDRRGIGDFISRMTNDIEMVYNAMNNGFANLVGGLLSMVTVLGAMLLLSWPLSLVVIAVVPVMAVLTAVVGKKIRNAFRKNQEWVGRLTSSIEESVTGVKVTQTFSREEAEFAKFEKINDANQRAGVEAELISYSFMPLMNVMTSLTLGLIVGVGGYLAMRAAGAPDAGGVPGGVSIGLLTAFILYSQRFFEPLRQITQVYNMLQSALAGAERLFELMDTRPEVVEKPDALPMADPAGTVEFSGVSFAYEEGRPVLERISFGTRPGQVVAVVGPTGAGKTTLVNLLGRFYDVRAGSITIDGTDIRDLRIDDLRRCMGVVLQESFFFATTIRENLLYARPGATEEEMVSAARTANAHYFISRLPHGYDTPLSERGANLSQGERQLLGIARAILAAPRILILDEATSSVDSLTEARIQEGLIRLMKGRTSFIIAHRLSTIRNADLVLVLHNRRIVESGTHDELMRKPDGFYARLYGLQGRMPEVLESDL, from the coding sequence ATGAGCCGACCGCCGGCATCCCCCGGGACGAGGCCGCACGCGCCCAGCCGCGGCGCCATGATGGGGCCTCCCCCGATCGAGGCGCCCAGGGACTACGCGAAGACGCTCCGGCGCCTCCTGCGCTATTTCGGGGGGTTCAAGGCGCTGATCGTCGCTGCGACAATCTTCATCGCCGCCGCCACCCTCTTCCGGACGCTCGTGCCGGCGCTGGTGGGGGAGGCGATCAAGGTGGACCTGGAGCTCGGAAAAAACCTCCCCGATTTCATCCACCGGATGAAGATCATCCTGGCCATCGTCATCGGCGCGTGGATCGCCGACGCGGTCTCGGGCATCCTCATGACCCGGCTGTCGAACCGGCTCGTCTACCGCCTGCGCGAGGACTCCTTCGCCCGGGTGCAGACCCTCTCCATGGAGTCGTTCGACCGGCGCGGGATCGGCGATTTCATCAGCCGGATGACCAACGACATCGAGATGGTCTACAACGCCATGAACAACGGGTTCGCCAACCTCGTCGGCGGCCTCCTGTCGATGGTGACGGTGCTCGGGGCCATGCTCCTGCTCAGCTGGCCCCTCTCGCTCGTCGTCATCGCCGTGGTCCCCGTCATGGCGGTGCTGACGGCCGTCGTGGGGAAGAAGATCCGCAACGCCTTCCGCAAAAACCAGGAGTGGGTCGGCCGCCTCACCTCGAGCATCGAGGAATCGGTCACGGGGGTCAAGGTCACCCAGACTTTCAGCCGCGAGGAGGCCGAATTCGCCAAATTCGAAAAGATCAACGACGCGAACCAGCGGGCCGGGGTCGAGGCGGAGCTCATCTCCTACTCGTTCATGCCCCTGATGAACGTGATGACGTCTCTCACCCTCGGGCTGATCGTGGGGGTCGGGGGATACCTGGCCATGCGGGCCGCGGGGGCGCCGGACGCCGGCGGCGTTCCGGGTGGCGTGTCGATCGGCCTCCTGACGGCCTTCATCCTCTACTCCCAGCGCTTCTTCGAGCCGCTGCGGCAGATCACCCAGGTCTACAACATGCTGCAGTCGGCCCTGGCCGGCGCCGAGCGCCTCTTCGAGCTGATGGACACCCGCCCGGAGGTGGTCGAAAAACCGGACGCGCTCCCCATGGCCGACCCCGCCGGCACGGTCGAGTTCTCGGGCGTCTCGTTCGCCTACGAAGAGGGGAGGCCGGTGCTCGAACGGATCAGCTTCGGCACCCGGCCGGGCCAGGTGGTGGCCGTCGTCGGCCCCACCGGTGCGGGAAAGACCACCCTGGTGAACCTCCTCGGCCGCTTCTACGACGTCCGCGCCGGGAGCATCACCATCGACGGCACCGACATCCGCGACCTCCGCATCGACGATCTGCGCCGGTGCATGGGGGTGGTGCTTCAGGAGTCCTTCTTCTTCGCCACCACCATCCGTGAAAACCTCCTCTACGCCCGCCCCGGAGCCACCGAGGAGGAGATGGTGTCGGCCGCCCGCACCGCCAACGCCCACTACTTCATCTCGCGCCTCCCCCACGGATACGACACCCCCCTCTCCGAGCGGGGGGCCAACCTCTCCCAGGGGGAGCGCCAGCTCCTGGGGATCGCCCGCGCCATCCTGGCCGCCCCCCGCATCCTCATCCTGGACGAGGCGACCTCGAGCGTCGACAGCCTGACCGAGGCCCGCATCCAGGAGGGGCTGATCCGCCTGATGAAGGGGCGCACCAGCTTCATCATCGCCCACCGCCTCTCCACCATCCGCAACGCCGACCTGGTCCTCGTGCTCCACAACCGCCGCATCGTGGAATCGGGCACCCACGACGAGCTGATGCGGAAGCCCGACGGCTTCTACGCCCGGCTGTACGGCCTGCAGGGCCGGATGCCCGAGGTCCTCGAATCGGACCTGTAG
- a CDS encoding ABC transporter ATP-binding protein — protein MTALLRLFRFLRGSVRALALSFGLLLASTALGLVQPRLIELAIDRGIEAGSLRAILWSAAGIVLAAVVAAGLNLASGYALIRSSQRMGYTMRNALYRKVMGFSFENLDRWRTGELMVRLNSDVNTVRMFVRMGMFIIVQSVIMVAGTVVAMYLTDPGLARVMALFMALILVLFFGVASFIRPLFMRSRVALDALNNTLQENLAGAKLVRAFARQREEIDKFARRNRDLFNISLDVGYKLSLFFPLFFLIAQLATVVVLWSGGTTLISDFLSGAAGNLTLGKLIAFNNYATMAMFPLLMLGMVLNFVSMAMASAVRLEALLAEKAAVEEKPAPLRLPSLKGEIRFEGVSFRYGEGERALDDIDLVIRPGEKLGVIGATGSGKSTLAHLVLRFYDPERGSVRVDGVDVRDLAFDTLRTRIALVLQETVLFSGTVRDNIAFAAPDAPPADLESAAAVACADEFIETSPNGWDTPVGERGSGLSGGQRQRVAIARAVAARPDVIILDDVTSSLDAATERRIVENLYREFRGRTAVIISQKVNTVRHADRIAVMEGGRIAAVGTHSELLELHPTYRTICETQAGLGPGGRAPA, from the coding sequence GTGACCGCCCTTCTGAGGCTTTTCCGCTTCCTCCGCGGGTCGGTGCGGGCGCTCGCCCTCTCCTTCGGGCTGCTGCTCGCCTCGACGGCGCTGGGACTGGTGCAGCCGCGGCTGATCGAGCTGGCCATCGACCGCGGGATCGAGGCCGGGAGCCTCCGGGCCATCCTCTGGAGCGCCGCCGGCATCGTCCTCGCCGCCGTGGTGGCCGCCGGGCTGAACCTCGCCTCGGGCTACGCCCTGATCCGCTCCTCGCAGCGGATGGGGTACACCATGCGCAACGCCCTCTACCGCAAGGTTATGGGGTTCTCCTTCGAAAACCTCGACCGCTGGCGCACGGGCGAACTCATGGTACGGCTCAACTCGGACGTGAACACCGTCCGGATGTTCGTGCGCATGGGGATGTTCATCATCGTCCAGTCCGTCATCATGGTCGCCGGGACCGTCGTGGCCATGTACCTGACCGACCCTGGACTGGCACGGGTGATGGCCCTGTTCATGGCCCTGATCCTGGTCCTCTTCTTCGGCGTCGCCAGCTTCATCCGCCCCCTGTTCATGCGCTCGCGCGTCGCCCTGGACGCGCTCAACAACACGCTGCAGGAAAACCTGGCCGGCGCCAAGCTGGTCCGCGCCTTCGCCCGGCAACGGGAGGAGATCGACAAGTTCGCCCGCCGCAACCGCGATCTCTTCAACATCAGCCTCGACGTGGGGTACAAGCTCTCCCTCTTCTTCCCCCTCTTCTTCCTGATCGCCCAGCTGGCCACCGTCGTCGTCCTCTGGTCGGGCGGGACCACCCTGATCTCCGATTTCCTCTCCGGCGCCGCGGGGAACCTGACGCTGGGAAAACTGATCGCCTTCAACAACTACGCCACCATGGCCATGTTCCCCCTGCTGATGCTCGGGATGGTGCTGAACTTCGTCAGCATGGCCATGGCTTCGGCCGTCCGGCTGGAGGCCCTGCTGGCCGAGAAGGCGGCCGTGGAGGAAAAACCGGCCCCCCTGCGCCTCCCCTCCCTCAAGGGGGAGATCCGGTTCGAGGGGGTCTCCTTCCGCTACGGCGAAGGGGAGCGGGCGCTCGATGACATCGACCTCGTCATCCGCCCGGGGGAGAAGCTGGGCGTCATCGGCGCCACCGGGTCGGGCAAATCGACCCTGGCGCACCTCGTCCTCCGCTTTTACGACCCCGAGCGGGGGAGCGTGCGGGTCGACGGGGTGGACGTGCGCGACCTCGCCTTCGACACCCTGCGCACCCGCATCGCCCTGGTGCTGCAGGAGACGGTGCTCTTCAGCGGAACGGTGCGCGACAACATCGCCTTCGCCGCCCCCGACGCCCCGCCCGCGGATCTCGAGAGCGCGGCGGCGGTCGCCTGCGCCGACGAGTTCATCGAAACCTCGCCGAACGGGTGGGACACGCCGGTAGGGGAACGGGGCTCCGGCCTTTCCGGGGGGCAGCGCCAGCGCGTGGCCATAGCCCGGGCCGTCGCCGCGCGGCCCGACGTCATCATCCTGGACGACGTCACCTCCTCGCTCGACGCCGCCACCGAGCGCCGCATCGTCGAAAACCTCTACCGGGAATTCCGGGGGCGCACGGCCGTCATCATCAGCCAGAAGGTGAACACGGTGCGGCACGCCGACAGGATCGCGGTGATGGAAGGGGGGCGCATCGCCGCCGTCGGGACCCACTCGGAGCTGCTCGAACTCCATCCCACCTACCGCACCATCTGCGAGACCCAGGCCGGCCTGGGTCCCGGCGGGAGGGCGCCCGCATGA
- a CDS encoding response regulator, with protein sequence MTRILVIDDDAHMRLACRRVLTRAGWEVVCAETGDEGVDLLKRGDAAVDAVLLDRLMPGRMTSLEVLAQIGDLAPGLPVILMTGSATEETAAEFARAGARGCLAKPFTPGELRDILGRVLE encoded by the coding sequence ATGACTCGAATTCTGGTGATCGACGACGACGCTCACATGCGCCTCGCCTGTCGGCGCGTGCTCACGCGGGCGGGGTGGGAGGTCGTGTGCGCCGAAACCGGGGACGAGGGAGTGGACCTCCTCAAAAGGGGGGACGCCGCCGTCGACGCCGTGCTCCTGGACCGGTTGATGCCGGGAAGGATGACGAGCCTCGAGGTCCTTGCACAGATCGGGGACCTGGCGCCCGGCCTCCCCGTGATCCTCATGACGGGGTCGGCCACAGAGGAAACCGCGGCCGAATTCGCCCGCGCCGGAGCGCGCGGCTGCCTGGCCAAGCCCTTCACCCCCGGGGAGCTGCGCGATATCCTGGGTCGGGTGCTGGAGTGA
- a CDS encoding methylenetetrahydrofolate reductase, whose translation MTQSNIERLLEKGVFVVTSECGPPKGADAEAVRKKGSLLKGVVDAVNVTDNQTSVVRMSSFASCLILKEMGFDPILQMVCRDRNRIAIQSDILGAAAHGINNILCLSGDHQSFGDHPGGKNVFDIDSMQLIQTVRTMRDEGRLIGGEEVKGRPNLFIGAAENPFADPFEIRAMRLGKKVKAGCQFLQTQCIYNLEKFGKWMEMVRERGLHEKCAILAGVTPLKSAGMARYMKTSVPGMDVPDELIDRLKGVPKEKQAEEGVKICVEMIQQLKEVPGVRGVHIMAIEWEEKVAEIAKAAGLSPRPEA comes from the coding sequence ATGACACAATCGAATATTGAGCGTCTCCTGGAAAAGGGCGTATTTGTGGTGACGTCGGAGTGCGGGCCGCCCAAAGGGGCGGACGCGGAGGCGGTGCGGAAAAAGGGGAGCCTGCTCAAGGGAGTGGTCGACGCCGTAAACGTCACCGACAACCAGACCTCCGTCGTGAGGATGAGTTCCTTCGCCTCCTGCCTCATCCTCAAGGAGATGGGATTCGACCCGATCCTTCAGATGGTGTGCCGGGACCGCAACCGGATCGCCATCCAGAGCGACATCCTGGGGGCGGCGGCCCACGGGATCAACAACATCCTCTGCCTCTCGGGCGACCACCAGAGTTTCGGCGACCACCCCGGCGGCAAGAACGTCTTCGACATCGACTCCATGCAGCTGATCCAGACCGTGCGGACCATGCGGGACGAGGGGCGCCTGATCGGCGGCGAGGAAGTCAAGGGACGGCCCAACCTCTTCATCGGCGCGGCGGAGAACCCCTTCGCCGACCCCTTCGAGATCCGCGCGATGCGCCTGGGCAAGAAGGTGAAGGCCGGGTGCCAGTTTCTGCAGACCCAGTGCATCTACAACCTGGAAAAATTCGGCAAGTGGATGGAGATGGTGCGGGAACGGGGACTGCACGAGAAATGCGCGATCCTGGCCGGCGTCACCCCGCTCAAGTCGGCCGGCATGGCCCGGTACATGAAGACGTCGGTCCCGGGGATGGACGTGCCGGACGAGCTGATCGACCGGCTCAAGGGCGTTCCCAAGGAGAAGCAGGCGGAAGAGGGAGTCAAGATCTGCGTGGAGATGATCCAGCAGCTGAAGGAAGTCCCCGGGGTCCGCGGCGTGCACATCATGGCGATCGAATGGGAAGAGAAGGTGGCCGAAATCGCCAAGGCCGCGGGGCTGTCCCCCAGGCCGGAAGCCTAG
- a CDS encoding hydrogenase iron-sulfur subunit — protein sequence MEATAQPSQDNTGFEPEIVAFCCEFUAYSAADLAGSMRLSYPTFIKIIKVPCTGRVDVLTLLKAFESGVDGAYVAGCMEGECHFLKGNIRARRRVEYAKTLLAEVGIEPERLEMYNLSAAQGQRFAAIANEMAEKIRGLGPSPLKKAKAAFVA from the coding sequence ATGGAAGCGACAGCACAGCCGTCACAGGACAACACCGGGTTCGAGCCGGAGATCGTGGCCTTCTGCTGCGAATTTTGAGCGTACAGCGCCGCGGACCTGGCAGGTTCGATGAGACTCAGTTACCCGACGTTCATCAAGATCATCAAGGTGCCCTGCACGGGAAGGGTGGACGTGCTCACCCTCCTCAAGGCATTCGAGTCCGGCGTGGACGGGGCCTATGTCGCCGGCTGCATGGAGGGGGAATGCCACTTCCTCAAGGGCAACATCCGGGCCCGGAGAAGGGTGGAGTACGCCAAGACGCTGCTGGCGGAGGTGGGAATCGAGCCGGAGCGGCTGGAGATGTACAACCTGAGCGCCGCCCAGGGGCAGAGGTTCGCGGCCATCGCCAACGAAATGGCCGAGAAGATCCGCGGGCTCGGGCCCAGCCCCCTGAAGAAGGCGAAAGCCGCGTTCGTTGCCTAG
- a CDS encoding FAD-dependent oxidoreductase has product MAEKVGAVMVVGGGIAGIQSSLDLAESGYYVYMVETSPAIGGTMAQLDKTFPTNDCAMCIVSPKLVEAGCNLNIKVLTATDVEAISGEPGNFSVRIRKRARFVDLQKCTGCGDCAAVCPISRPNEFNALIDTRKAIYKRYPQAIPNAFAIEKRGEAPCRNACPIEQRAMGYVALIRERRYADAYRTIKEDNPFPSVCGRVCNHKCEEACSRGENGGHEAVNIMHLKRFVTDWAFAHPEEVEKAYAAGVQVKPDTSGLGRKVAVIGAGPAGLTTAADLANRNYAVTVFDSLPAAGGMMRVGIPEYRMPYDLVQREVEEIVSRGIDLRLNTRVDDAAALLGEYDAVFVAVGAHAGVKLPIPGNDLPGVHMATDFLREVSLSEPSRRPDVVKGKRVLVLGGGNVAIDAAMSSVRLGADWVGMSCLESEDRMPAHDWEVRDARDEGIEVLAGRTFKEITDEAGRVTGVRTVDVDFRGFVDGRPDFDEIPGTETVIPCDLVIFAVGQKPDLAPLGDKIETVRGRTIQADPVTMATNVPGIFAGGDAVTGTTFVVDAIDAGHKAARAIHAFLQAEPTKAWPPVVEVPERLPEAKVSDEEKEERVEEQARAKREEPAKRPAAERRRDFLEVEAALTEEQAIEAAKRCLECGICSECNQCAYVCRAGAINHDDRDQVEELKVGAVVLTPGFKTVDGDIRPELGYGQYPNVVTSLEFERILSASGPYAGTVQRISDGKHPKKVAFIQCVGSRDSSCGHDYCSSVCCMYATKEAVIAREHDGNIEPTIFYMDIRAFGKNFETYYERARTESGVRYVKCSVSRVREDFSTKNLIITYIDEAGKVVEEEFEMVVLSVGLEPAGHTVAMARRLGVEVDKYGFAKTAGFEPHRTSKDGVYVSGAYQGPKDIPETVAQASGAAADAMAPLSAARGTMTVKKEYPPETDVAGQEPRIGVFVCNCGINIGGVVNVPKVRDYARTLKNVVHVEENLYTCSQDTQAKIQDAIREHKLNRVVVASCSPRTHEALFRETVRQAGLNKYLFEMANIRDQCSWVHMKQKTEATEKAEDLVRMAIANARMIEPLNEHLVAVTQKALVVGGGIAGMTAALNIADQGYEVFLLEKEDRLGGNLWNLHYTLDRQDVRALLEGTIDRVENHPLIHVLFKASIIDSGGSKGNFTTGVKAGPDGEYRKIDHGVVIVATGAEEAKPAEYLYGEDPRVLTQLDLEGKIAGGSPEVAAAGKVVMIQCVGSRNEEWPNCSRTCCATAVKNALKLKELRPETEVTVLYRDVRTYGLAEPYYAEAREKGVLFVRYEPEEKPEVRREGDALKVAFTDKVIRERIEIAPDLVVLSSATHPRNNDEVAGVLKLQRTLDGFFLEAHMKLRPVDLATDGMYLAGGAHGPKLITETLSQASAAAARASTILSKEKMMVGGIVAVVDGDRCAACLTCVRVCPYEVPVINIEGAAEIDPAKCHGCGSCAAECPAMAIELAHFREPQLWAKADALAAEAEPAATNAAM; this is encoded by the coding sequence ATGGCGGAAAAAGTTGGAGCCGTAATGGTCGTAGGCGGAGGCATCGCCGGGATTCAGTCCTCCCTGGACCTGGCGGAATCGGGATATTACGTCTACATGGTGGAGACGTCCCCCGCCATCGGCGGAACGATGGCGCAGCTCGACAAGACCTTCCCGACCAACGACTGCGCCATGTGCATCGTATCGCCCAAGCTGGTCGAAGCGGGCTGCAACCTGAACATCAAGGTGCTGACCGCAACCGACGTGGAGGCCATTTCGGGCGAGCCGGGGAACTTCTCGGTCCGCATCCGCAAGCGCGCGCGCTTCGTCGACCTGCAGAAGTGCACGGGTTGCGGCGACTGCGCCGCCGTCTGCCCCATCTCCCGGCCCAACGAATTCAACGCCCTGATCGACACCCGCAAGGCCATCTACAAGAGGTACCCCCAGGCGATCCCGAACGCCTTCGCCATCGAAAAGAGGGGCGAGGCCCCCTGCCGCAACGCCTGCCCGATCGAGCAGCGGGCCATGGGCTACGTGGCCCTGATCCGGGAAAGACGGTACGCCGACGCCTACCGCACGATCAAGGAGGACAACCCCTTCCCCTCCGTCTGCGGCCGCGTCTGTAACCACAAGTGCGAAGAGGCCTGCAGCCGCGGGGAAAACGGCGGGCACGAAGCGGTCAACATCATGCACCTCAAACGCTTCGTCACCGACTGGGCGTTCGCCCACCCCGAGGAGGTCGAGAAGGCGTACGCCGCCGGGGTCCAGGTCAAACCCGACACCAGCGGGCTGGGCAGGAAGGTGGCCGTCATCGGCGCAGGCCCGGCCGGCCTGACCACCGCCGCCGACCTGGCCAACCGCAACTACGCCGTCACCGTGTTCGACTCCCTGCCGGCCGCCGGCGGCATGATGCGCGTGGGGATCCCCGAATACCGCATGCCCTACGACCTGGTCCAGCGCGAGGTCGAGGAGATCGTCTCCCGCGGGATCGACCTCAGGCTCAACACCCGCGTCGACGACGCCGCGGCCCTGCTCGGGGAATACGACGCCGTCTTCGTGGCCGTGGGGGCCCACGCGGGCGTCAAGCTGCCGATCCCGGGGAACGACCTGCCCGGCGTTCACATGGCCACCGACTTCCTGCGCGAGGTAAGCCTCAGCGAACCCTCCAGGCGCCCCGATGTCGTCAAGGGAAAGCGCGTGCTGGTGCTCGGCGGCGGCAACGTCGCCATCGACGCCGCCATGTCCTCGGTCCGCCTGGGCGCCGACTGGGTCGGGATGTCGTGCCTCGAGAGCGAGGACCGGATGCCGGCCCACGACTGGGAGGTGCGCGACGCCCGGGACGAGGGGATCGAGGTCCTCGCCGGCCGGACGTTCAAGGAAATCACCGACGAGGCGGGGCGCGTCACCGGCGTCCGCACCGTCGACGTCGACTTCAGGGGATTCGTGGACGGCCGCCCCGATTTCGACGAGATCCCGGGGACCGAGACCGTCATCCCCTGCGACCTCGTCATCTTCGCCGTGGGCCAGAAACCGGACCTGGCCCCGCTCGGGGACAAGATAGAGACGGTGCGCGGCCGCACGATCCAGGCCGACCCGGTCACCATGGCGACCAACGTGCCGGGCATTTTCGCCGGCGGCGACGCCGTCACCGGGACCACCTTCGTCGTGGACGCCATCGACGCGGGCCACAAGGCCGCGCGCGCCATCCACGCCTTCCTCCAGGCCGAACCCACCAAGGCCTGGCCCCCCGTCGTTGAGGTTCCCGAAAGGCTCCCGGAAGCCAAGGTCAGCGACGAGGAAAAGGAGGAGCGGGTCGAGGAGCAGGCGCGGGCGAAGCGGGAGGAGCCCGCGAAACGCCCGGCTGCCGAGCGCAGGCGCGATTTCCTGGAGGTGGAAGCGGCGCTTACGGAGGAGCAGGCGATCGAGGCGGCCAAGCGCTGCCTGGAATGCGGCATCTGCTCCGAGTGCAACCAGTGCGCCTACGTCTGCCGCGCCGGCGCGATCAACCACGACGACCGCGACCAGGTGGAGGAGCTGAAGGTCGGGGCCGTGGTCCTCACCCCGGGATTCAAGACCGTCGACGGCGACATCAGGCCCGAACTGGGCTACGGGCAGTACCCCAACGTCGTCACCAGTCTCGAATTCGAGCGCATCCTCAGCGCCAGCGGCCCCTACGCGGGCACGGTCCAGCGGATCTCCGACGGCAAGCACCCGAAGAAGGTCGCCTTCATCCAGTGCGTGGGGAGCCGCGACAGCTCCTGCGGCCACGATTACTGCTCCTCGGTCTGCTGCATGTACGCCACCAAGGAAGCCGTCATCGCGCGCGAGCACGACGGCAACATCGAGCCCACGATCTTCTACATGGATATCCGGGCGTTCGGCAAGAACTTCGAGACCTACTACGAGCGCGCCCGGACCGAATCGGGCGTGCGTTACGTCAAGTGTTCCGTCTCCAGGGTCCGGGAGGACTTCAGCACCAAGAACCTCATCATCACCTACATCGACGAGGCCGGGAAGGTCGTCGAGGAGGAATTCGAGATGGTGGTCCTCTCCGTCGGCCTGGAGCCCGCCGGGCATACGGTCGCGATGGCCCGGCGCCTCGGCGTGGAGGTGGACAAGTACGGGTTCGCGAAGACCGCGGGCTTCGAGCCCCACCGCACCTCGAAGGACGGCGTCTACGTCTCGGGCGCGTACCAGGGGCCGAAGGACATCCCCGAGACCGTGGCGCAGGCCAGCGGGGCGGCGGCCGACGCCATGGCCCCCCTGTCGGCGGCGCGCGGCACCATGACGGTGAAGAAGGAATACCCCCCCGAGACGGACGTCGCCGGCCAGGAGCCCCGCATCGGGGTGTTCGTCTGCAACTGCGGCATCAACATCGGCGGGGTCGTCAACGTCCCGAAGGTGCGGGATTACGCGCGCACGCTCAAGAACGTCGTCCACGTCGAGGAGAACCTCTACACCTGCTCCCAGGACACCCAGGCCAAGATCCAGGACGCGATCCGGGAACACAAGCTCAACCGCGTCGTCGTCGCGTCCTGCTCCCCGCGCACGCACGAGGCGCTCTTCCGCGAGACCGTGCGGCAGGCGGGCCTGAACAAGTACCTGTTCGAGATGGCCAACATCCGCGACCAGTGCTCCTGGGTCCACATGAAGCAGAAGACGGAGGCGACCGAAAAGGCGGAGGACCTGGTGCGGATGGCGATCGCCAACGCGCGCATGATCGAGCCGCTCAACGAGCACCTGGTGGCCGTGACGCAGAAGGCCCTCGTGGTCGGCGGCGGCATCGCGGGGATGACGGCGGCGCTCAACATCGCCGACCAGGGGTACGAAGTCTTCCTGCTGGAGAAGGAGGACCGGCTGGGGGGGAACCTGTGGAACCTCCACTACACCCTCGACCGGCAGGACGTCCGCGCCCTGCTCGAAGGCACCATAGACAGGGTGGAAAACCACCCGCTGATCCACGTCCTCTTCAAGGCCAGCATCATCGATTCGGGCGGGTCGAAGGGGAACTTCACGACCGGCGTCAAGGCGGGCCCCGACGGGGAATACCGGAAGATCGACCACGGCGTCGTGATCGTGGCCACCGGCGCCGAGGAGGCGAAACCGGCGGAATACCTCTACGGCGAGGACCCGCGCGTCCTCACCCAGCTCGACCTGGAAGGGAAGATCGCCGGCGGATCCCCCGAAGTCGCCGCCGCCGGGAAGGTGGTGATGATCCAGTGCGTGGGCAGCCGCAACGAAGAGTGGCCCAACTGCAGCCGGACCTGCTGCGCCACCGCCGTCAAGAACGCCCTGAAGCTCAAGGAACTGCGCCCCGAGACGGAGGTCACGGTCCTCTACCGCGACGTGCGCACCTACGGGCTGGCGGAACCCTACTACGCCGAGGCGCGAGAAAAGGGGGTCCTGTTCGTCCGCTACGAGCCGGAGGAGAAGCCCGAGGTCCGCAGGGAGGGGGACGCGCTGAAGGTGGCCTTCACCGACAAGGTCATCCGGGAGCGGATCGAGATCGCTCCCGACCTGGTCGTCCTCTCCTCCGCGACCCACCCGCGCAACAACGACGAGGTCGCCGGCGTCCTGAAGCTCCAGCGCACGCTGGACGGCTTCTTCCTCGAGGCGCACATGAAGCTGCGCCCCGTGGACCTGGCCACCGACGGCATGTACCTGGCCGGCGGGGCGCACGGGCCGAAGCTGATCACGGAAACGCTGTCGCAGGCGAGCGCGGCCGCCGCCCGGGCCTCGACCATCCTCTCGAAGGAAAAGATGATGGTCGGGGGGATCGTGGCGGTGGTCGACGGGGACCGCTGCGCCGCCTGCCTGACCTGCGTCCGCGTCTGCCCCTACGAGGTGCCCGTCATCAATATCGAGGGGGCGGCCGAGATCGACCCGGCGAAGTGCCACGGTTGCGGCAGCTGCGCGGCCGAGTGCCCCGCCATGGCCATCGAGCTCGCGCACTTCCGCGAACCGCAGCTCTGGGCGAAGGCCGACGCCCTGGCCGCGGAAGCGGAACCCGCCGCGACGAATGCAGCGATGTAA
- a CDS encoding disulfide reductase: protein MMEFSYFPGCSLHGTSKEFDESVRGVTAQLGIKLHELDDWTCCGATSAHSLDEQLAIEMPARNLAIAERSDRDLLVPCANCYSRFKGAEYEVKEHGRKVSFPYEGKVTIRFAMDYLCDKPVVEEVKKRIVKPLTGLKAVCYYGCLPVRPPRLTGIKNYENPTHMDGIVKTLGAEALQWSYKTDCCGASLMFTRLDIFKKLTGRILVEAAKTGADCVVAGCSMCQMNLDTRQEDIEKDLGRKIGIPVLYYTELMGLAMGHPDTGKWLKRHFIDPVPMLKAKGLVQ from the coding sequence ATGATGGAATTCTCCTATTTCCCCGGATGTTCGCTCCACGGCACCTCCAAGGAATTTGACGAATCGGTCCGGGGCGTCACGGCGCAGCTGGGGATCAAGCTTCACGAACTGGACGACTGGACCTGCTGCGGCGCCACGAGCGCCCATTCCCTGGACGAACAGCTGGCGATCGAGATGCCGGCCCGGAACCTCGCCATCGCCGAGCGGAGCGACCGCGACCTGCTGGTCCCCTGCGCCAACTGCTACAGCCGCTTCAAGGGGGCGGAGTACGAGGTCAAGGAACATGGCAGGAAGGTCAGCTTCCCCTACGAGGGGAAGGTGACCATCCGGTTCGCCATGGACTACCTGTGCGACAAGCCGGTGGTCGAAGAGGTGAAGAAAAGGATCGTCAAGCCCCTCACGGGGCTCAAGGCCGTATGCTATTACGGGTGCCTCCCGGTGCGCCCCCCCCGCCTGACGGGGATCAAGAATTACGAAAATCCCACCCACATGGACGGGATCGTGAAGACGCTCGGGGCGGAGGCCCTGCAGTGGTCCTACAAGACCGACTGCTGCGGCGCCAGCCTGATGTTCACGCGCCTCGACATCTTCAAGAAACTGACCGGCAGGATTCTGGTCGAGGCCGCGAAGACCGGGGCCGACTGCGTGGTGGCCGGATGCTCCATGTGCCAGATGAACCTGGACACGCGCCAGGAGGACATCGAGAAGGACCTCGGCCGGAAAATCGGCATCCCGGTGCTTTACTACACCGAACTGATGGGGCTGGCCATGGGACACCCGGACACCGGGAAGTGGCTGAAACGGCACTTCATCGATCCCGTCCCGATGCTGAAGGCCAAGGGGTTGGTGCAGTGA